In Microvenator marinus, one genomic interval encodes:
- a CDS encoding ATP-binding protein, with translation MEAQKLDIEIPGPSQALMQLVLRAVRDFELISPGDRIAVGLSGGKDSILLALVLRALQERGDFDFEWTGVHLDQAQPGFDRAGFDHILERCGIPCEVVREDTHSVVQANLKPGQIPCSICSRMRRGILNRWCGENGFNKLAMGHHLDDAVETFFLNLLFQRKLEPLKALTPSQAGVSTIRPMILVEERKVEAWVAEAGISPVACPVCDDYPLSQRRNIKELLRSFESLQPDFRASVRDALYNAGT, from the coding sequence ATGGAAGCTCAGAAATTGGATATCGAAATTCCGGGGCCATCTCAGGCCCTGATGCAGCTCGTGCTGCGGGCCGTGCGAGATTTTGAGCTCATTTCTCCGGGCGACCGCATCGCCGTCGGTCTCTCTGGCGGAAAAGATTCCATCTTGCTCGCCCTTGTCCTGCGTGCACTACAAGAGCGCGGAGATTTTGATTTTGAATGGACAGGAGTTCATCTTGACCAAGCCCAGCCTGGCTTTGATCGCGCGGGTTTCGACCATATATTAGAGCGTTGCGGCATTCCTTGCGAGGTCGTGCGAGAGGACACACATTCGGTGGTTCAGGCGAATCTCAAGCCCGGTCAGATTCCTTGTTCGATTTGTTCGCGTATGAGGCGTGGAATATTGAATCGGTGGTGCGGGGAGAATGGCTTTAACAAACTTGCAATGGGCCATCATCTGGACGACGCGGTTGAGACGTTTTTTCTGAACCTGCTCTTTCAACGAAAGCTCGAGCCTCTAAAGGCGCTTACCCCGTCGCAAGCCGGGGTTTCCACAATTCGCCCAATGATTCTTGTGGAAGAAAGAAAGGTAGAAGCCTGGGTTGCCGAGGCCGGCATCTCACCTGTCGCATGCCCCGTGTGTGATGATTACCCGCTTTCACAGCGGCGAAATATCAAGGAATTGTTGCGCTCATTTGAAAGCCTTCAACCTGATTTCAGGGCATCCGTTCGAGATGCGCTCTACAACGCGGGGACCTGA
- a CDS encoding HAD family hydrolase, which yields MSSMENVFEQLNALGFEQVSQALAEVITRPRKEREVAVFDFDNTCIVNDIGEIFSYHLVDGISYRYDLDSFWDLIDARDGRDDLRRMVEAIQCSSDPFEHPLYDSYRSEMNAIYTRRLEREGKRDCYAWAVRLHVGLGEDAMVELSNRAIDAELAKPLERQTFLTSRGEEIAVERGIRMIHAIRELFRLLDANGIEVWICSATNIWTVREFAARYGVPRDRVIGNRVRVVDGVLTDEIIEPVMFKEGKRAAIEREIGVRPTIVGGDSDTDFGMLEFAEFPLFLDTGTDSAYIEHATRNNWNVVTRHKLKVEESDG from the coding sequence ATGAGTTCTATGGAAAACGTGTTTGAACAGCTTAATGCACTGGGTTTTGAACAGGTCAGTCAGGCCTTGGCCGAAGTGATCACTCGCCCGCGCAAAGAACGGGAAGTTGCTGTTTTTGATTTTGATAATACGTGCATCGTCAATGATATCGGGGAGATTTTTTCGTACCATCTCGTTGATGGCATTAGCTATCGTTACGATTTGGACAGCTTCTGGGACCTGATCGACGCCCGTGATGGTCGTGACGACTTGCGTCGTATGGTCGAGGCTATTCAATGTTCTTCAGATCCGTTTGAACACCCTCTCTACGATTCGTATCGGTCGGAGATGAACGCAATCTACACGCGTCGCCTCGAGCGAGAGGGCAAACGAGATTGTTATGCTTGGGCAGTGCGTCTGCACGTGGGTCTGGGCGAAGATGCGATGGTCGAGCTTTCGAATCGAGCAATTGACGCTGAACTTGCTAAGCCGCTCGAAAGACAGACTTTTCTAACCTCTCGTGGCGAAGAGATTGCCGTTGAACGGGGTATTCGCATGATCCACGCGATCAGGGAGCTGTTTAGACTTCTGGACGCGAACGGCATCGAAGTTTGGATTTGTTCTGCCACCAATATCTGGACGGTTCGGGAGTTTGCGGCACGATATGGAGTTCCACGCGATCGCGTGATCGGCAACCGAGTTCGGGTCGTCGACGGCGTTCTGACAGACGAAATCATCGAGCCCGTGATGTTCAAAGAGGGTAAACGCGCAGCGATAGAGCGGGAAATCGGTGTTCGGCCGACCATTGTCGGAGGGGATTCAGACACCGATTTTGGAATGTTAGAATTTGCGGAGTTCCCCTTGTTTTTGGATACCGGGACAGATTCGGCATACATTGAACACGCAACACGCAACAATTGGAACGTGGTCACTCGCCACAAGCTCAAAGTAGAGGAATCCGATGGCTGA
- a CDS encoding sigma-70 family RNA polymerase sigma factor codes for MEDKILVERLMAKDPKALEFLYSEYRERVHAVVRRFIRDDSDAEEVVQDTFWTVYRKIHLFRQDSALWSWMYRIAVNAAKMRLRKYKRIPTPVEDSALQAFQHDESMHDLNTRPDERLAVKRMVAEVNAFLDECDDINRKLYVSMELDGMSKEEVAEMLDLTVPAVKTRLHRLRVGLRERITPLHAGLAS; via the coding sequence ATGGAAGACAAAATTTTAGTCGAACGTTTGATGGCAAAAGACCCAAAAGCACTAGAGTTTCTCTACAGCGAATACCGGGAACGTGTCCACGCCGTGGTACGCCGCTTTATCAGAGACGACTCCGACGCAGAAGAAGTCGTCCAAGACACCTTCTGGACCGTCTACCGAAAGATTCATCTCTTCCGTCAAGACTCAGCCCTTTGGAGCTGGATGTATCGAATCGCCGTCAACGCGGCGAAGATGAGATTGCGAAAGTACAAGCGCATCCCAACTCCTGTTGAAGATTCAGCGCTACAAGCTTTCCAGCACGACGAGAGCATGCACGACCTCAACACACGCCCCGACGAGCGACTCGCCGTCAAGCGTATGGTCGCAGAAGTTAACGCATTCCTCGATGAGTGTGATGATATCAACCGAAAGCTCTACGTCAGCATGGAGCTCGACGGAATGAGCAAAGAAGAAGTTGCAGAGATGCTCGACCTCACCGTTCCTGCAGTTAAGACCCGACTTCACCGCTTGCGTGTCGGTCTGCGCGAACGTATCACTCCACTCCACGCCGGATTGGCGAGCTGA
- a CDS encoding transglycosylase SLT domain-containing protein, whose product MTRIGIVLIFGILATSSTLWAQAPPPKEMDDVEVAQPSALEAAAGAMGAAFESSEESVSDVETLVSEVTEPLPSETEALPAVDELLESQAGLEVTDEPSSDIEEEIGMERLDEEVATSDATEIEVDADAVLRKAELDAFLSHLREIKVVDVIRSRSGRLKDLGFSSEPDGTYLDLTPHLESSAWKDAMSHFEGGSCKDALKSAEEALKEVAKPSAAIQYAHARFQICGGKEAEGRATLKTLALRPDAVGTLARKRLGMKVERVDEEEGAYLSEKLNDAKSKARKDIVGALKQLETLHGELINSWDKYRVRLTQAEILEAAGRIDEAGNAYLELYRKTRGWKVNGSIEDKIQALERRHKKTFLTYGERIDRMRHLVARGRYRDARQVSIENAKLRRVSGSEIRGWTRYREALQAERDKKRDKANKLFAEAEKLVRDPEVRVRLYIGWARALRRTNQDSKAIALYERLCKEYNEHYLCEEAMYDAGRLLQFQNEHERALEKFMVVLSRPESEYTADALWRSGFSYHLTGQWERSIAQLERLKNEYGSERDESELTQGLKARYWIAMNHYRAGNQAKARTAFQETIENGKLTWYGRLAAARMEEAGWVPVVRIPRGNMNAEDLEDLAGLKIPHHPRLEVAQELVRIGFWKDALSELKVQTAILPVPDGAHTMLSSVHLARGDASWAHWTMKKHISESGPTAETLRDWGTAFPLAYMDLARKHSGNAGVSPYLVQAIMRQESGFRPTVKSWAGAVGLMQLMPGTAAWTSRTFMEDRKFSRSQLLDTDTNVRLGSMYIRVHTAHSKDHVPMALAGYNAGAGALKSWFTRYGDRETDAFVESITYQEARGYVRKVMTSYITYSALYGGGLIEVPLTLPEALGKWGEVPEAKPPNVSFNQRIDRLVSFAH is encoded by the coding sequence ATGACACGAATTGGCATTGTATTAATCTTCGGGATTTTGGCGACTTCATCGACCCTCTGGGCGCAAGCACCGCCGCCTAAGGAGATGGATGACGTCGAAGTTGCGCAGCCTAGCGCGCTGGAGGCTGCCGCGGGAGCCATGGGTGCTGCCTTTGAGTCGTCTGAAGAGTCTGTGAGTGATGTGGAGACTCTTGTCTCCGAGGTGACCGAGCCTTTGCCGTCCGAAACCGAAGCTTTGCCTGCTGTCGACGAGCTCCTCGAGTCGCAGGCTGGCCTTGAAGTGACCGACGAGCCTAGCTCAGACATTGAAGAAGAGATTGGGATGGAGCGCCTTGACGAGGAGGTCGCGACTTCGGACGCGACTGAGATCGAGGTGGATGCCGACGCGGTTTTGCGCAAAGCGGAGCTCGATGCATTCCTGTCTCATCTTAGGGAGATCAAGGTTGTAGACGTGATTCGTTCTCGGTCGGGGCGGCTCAAGGATTTGGGTTTCTCTTCCGAGCCCGACGGCACCTATCTGGACTTGACCCCACATCTTGAGAGTTCGGCGTGGAAGGACGCCATGTCTCATTTTGAGGGAGGATCGTGTAAGGACGCCCTGAAGTCAGCCGAGGAAGCCTTGAAAGAGGTTGCGAAGCCGTCTGCCGCCATCCAGTACGCGCATGCGCGCTTCCAGATTTGTGGAGGGAAGGAGGCAGAAGGGCGCGCCACGCTGAAGACGCTCGCGCTTCGTCCAGATGCCGTAGGAACCCTGGCTCGCAAACGCCTCGGAATGAAGGTTGAGCGGGTTGATGAAGAAGAGGGTGCTTATCTTAGTGAGAAGTTAAATGACGCGAAAAGTAAGGCTCGCAAAGATATTGTGGGAGCCTTGAAGCAGCTTGAAACTCTGCACGGCGAGCTTATCAACTCTTGGGATAAGTACCGAGTGAGGCTTACACAAGCAGAGATTCTGGAGGCCGCCGGTAGAATTGACGAGGCTGGAAACGCCTACCTTGAGCTCTATCGAAAGACCCGTGGCTGGAAGGTCAATGGGTCAATTGAGGACAAGATTCAAGCCCTTGAGCGTCGCCATAAAAAGACTTTTTTGACGTATGGGGAGCGGATTGACCGTATGCGACACCTCGTGGCGCGCGGGCGCTATCGCGATGCGCGTCAGGTCTCGATCGAGAATGCAAAATTGCGCCGTGTCTCCGGATCCGAAATTCGAGGTTGGACGCGCTATCGTGAGGCTTTACAGGCTGAACGTGACAAGAAGCGGGATAAGGCAAACAAACTTTTTGCTGAGGCAGAGAAGCTCGTGCGCGACCCAGAAGTTCGTGTGCGCCTGTATATCGGATGGGCGCGAGCGTTGCGCCGAACCAACCAAGATTCAAAAGCCATCGCCCTCTACGAGCGGCTCTGCAAAGAGTACAATGAACACTATCTCTGCGAAGAGGCGATGTACGACGCTGGACGCCTGCTCCAGTTCCAAAATGAGCATGAGCGTGCCCTGGAGAAGTTCATGGTTGTGCTCTCGCGTCCAGAGAGTGAGTACACCGCAGATGCCTTGTGGCGAAGTGGCTTTTCTTACCACCTTACCGGGCAATGGGAGCGCTCCATCGCACAGCTCGAGCGGCTCAAGAACGAGTATGGCTCCGAGCGCGATGAGTCTGAGCTCACCCAGGGCCTAAAGGCTCGATACTGGATTGCGATGAATCACTATCGCGCTGGCAATCAGGCCAAAGCTAGGACCGCGTTCCAGGAAACGATCGAAAACGGCAAGTTGACCTGGTACGGAAGGCTAGCTGCCGCGCGTATGGAAGAGGCGGGATGGGTTCCTGTGGTCCGGATTCCTCGTGGCAATATGAATGCTGAGGACCTGGAAGATTTGGCCGGTCTCAAGATTCCTCACCATCCTCGCCTCGAAGTGGCGCAAGAGCTTGTCAGAATCGGATTCTGGAAGGATGCGCTCTCGGAGTTGAAAGTCCAGACGGCCATTCTCCCGGTGCCGGATGGGGCGCATACCATGCTCTCGTCTGTCCATCTGGCGCGAGGCGACGCAAGCTGGGCGCATTGGACCATGAAGAAGCATATCTCGGAGTCGGGCCCAACGGCGGAGACCTTGCGAGATTGGGGCACTGCTTTTCCACTCGCCTATATGGACCTCGCCCGCAAGCACAGCGGCAATGCGGGTGTCTCGCCCTATCTGGTGCAGGCAATCATGCGTCAAGAGTCTGGGTTTCGCCCAACGGTCAAAAGTTGGGCTGGAGCGGTTGGCCTCATGCAGTTGATGCCCGGCACTGCCGCCTGGACCTCGCGTACGTTCATGGAGGATCGTAAGTTCAGTCGCTCGCAGCTGCTTGACACCGATACAAACGTTCGTCTTGGTTCGATGTACATACGCGTTCATACAGCGCACTCGAAGGACCACGTGCCGATGGCATTGGCTGGTTACAACGCGGGAGCTGGTGCGTTGAAGTCGTGGTTTACGCGATACGGCGACCGAGAGACCGACGCGTTTGTCGAGTCGATTACGTATCAGGAGGCGCGAGGCTATGTTCGAAAGGTGATGACAAGCTACATCACGTATTCTGCGCTTTATGGCGGAGGCCTGATCGAGGTTCCGTTAACCTTGCCAGAGGCGCTTGGGAAATGGGGCGAGGTGCCTGAAGCGAAGCCGCCGAACGTCTCATTTAATCAGCGGATCGATCGACTCGTTTCTTTTGCTCATTGA
- a CDS encoding MerR family transcriptional regulator: MAEKSPNQADTGMSIGALSKETGIPVETLRTWERRYGFPNPDRNDAGHRVYSSSTVERLRLIDTALKEGHRASAALQMSVPQLQEIASAVTAVVEEKGPTSWMDAVRDFDGERLEESMRREWATLGALTFLKKKLSPFLVELGIAWMNHEVDVAHEHFASERVRDFLTQHWRPISDRSKGPRVLAATLPSETHYLGLQMACTALAMSGTQIVYLGADTPVDDVIAAATTQFVDAVCISVSIAANRSMTVRDLNSLRRHLSSDIELVVGGLGAPDIDGITIIRDLEELQKWGEELSLQQRSRH; the protein is encoded by the coding sequence ATGGCTGAGAAGTCTCCAAATCAAGCAGATACAGGCATGAGCATCGGGGCCCTGTCCAAAGAGACCGGCATCCCTGTGGAGACCTTGCGAACCTGGGAGCGTCGTTATGGGTTTCCAAACCCTGATAGGAATGATGCCGGGCATCGCGTGTACTCATCTTCCACAGTGGAGAGACTGAGGTTGATCGATACCGCGCTTAAAGAGGGTCACCGCGCGTCCGCGGCACTCCAGATGAGTGTTCCTCAACTTCAAGAGATTGCGTCGGCCGTAACGGCGGTCGTAGAAGAAAAAGGTCCTACCTCGTGGATGGATGCCGTCCGTGATTTTGACGGCGAGCGGCTCGAAGAAAGCATGCGACGCGAGTGGGCGACGCTTGGGGCTCTCACGTTTCTGAAGAAGAAGCTGAGCCCTTTTTTAGTCGAGCTGGGAATCGCCTGGATGAATCACGAAGTGGACGTCGCGCACGAGCACTTTGCAAGCGAACGAGTTCGCGACTTCCTGACGCAGCACTGGCGCCCAATTTCGGACCGCTCCAAAGGACCACGAGTACTCGCTGCAACCTTGCCCTCAGAGACTCATTACCTGGGTCTTCAAATGGCCTGTACCGCGCTTGCGATGAGCGGAACTCAAATTGTGTACCTTGGAGCAGATACACCCGTAGATGACGTGATCGCCGCCGCTACCACACAATTTGTGGACGCCGTCTGTATCAGCGTCTCCATTGCCGCGAATAGGTCAATGACCGTCCGAGATTTAAACAGCTTACGCCGCCATTTGAGCAGTGATATAGAACTAGTCGTCGGCGGTCTGGGTGCACCTGATATCGACGGCATCACCATTATTCGAGACTTAGAGGAGCTCCAGAAATGGGGAGAAGAGCTCTCGTTGCAGCAACGCTCGCGACATTAA
- a CDS encoding TIGR01777 family oxidoreductase, whose amino-acid sequence MTRTFEKSSTFPVSVNALYDWHARKGAFERLVPPWEDIRVVSSDHSISEGSKLIMELHRGPGWVTWEARHGSCQHPALTGIGFFTDTAVRGPFKSWVHRHEFAGDHESSTLRDFVQYELPVDSMVPEVLAGFGEAELERMFEFRHRRTAQDLARHTRYSGEPMKIAISGATGLIGKALSALLTTGGHEVLAISRTPGPDTIEWDINAGKLDAAALEGLDAVVHLAGESISGRWTDEKKRRILKSRVDGTTLLAETLAKLQRPPSVFVSASAIGYYGDRKDLPTNELSEAGEGFLPDVCKAWEDASKPAEDAGIRVVNPRIGVVLSAQGGALKPMLPAFKLGLGGPIGDGRQYMSWIAIDDVIGAILHLIKTESLSGPVNLTAPNPVQNRDFVKALADVLSRPSVIPLPSFAVKAAMGEMGDALLLEGARVYPEKLLASGFDFHFSKLEEALRFQLGKSR is encoded by the coding sequence ATGACGCGAACCTTTGAAAAATCCTCCACGTTTCCGGTGTCTGTAAACGCGCTCTATGACTGGCATGCCCGCAAAGGTGCATTCGAACGGCTGGTTCCACCGTGGGAGGATATCCGCGTGGTATCAAGCGATCACTCGATATCCGAAGGGTCGAAGCTGATCATGGAATTGCACCGAGGCCCCGGATGGGTCACCTGGGAGGCTCGGCACGGTTCGTGCCAGCACCCTGCCCTCACAGGCATAGGTTTCTTCACGGACACGGCAGTTCGAGGCCCGTTCAAATCATGGGTTCACAGACACGAGTTCGCGGGCGATCACGAGTCATCGACCCTCCGAGACTTTGTCCAGTACGAACTCCCAGTCGATTCCATGGTGCCCGAAGTCTTAGCGGGGTTTGGAGAAGCCGAATTGGAACGTATGTTCGAGTTTAGGCATCGAAGGACCGCACAGGACCTCGCGCGCCATACTCGCTACAGCGGAGAACCCATGAAAATCGCAATATCTGGAGCCACAGGGCTGATTGGAAAGGCGTTGAGCGCGTTGCTTACGACCGGCGGCCACGAAGTACTGGCGATCTCGCGCACCCCAGGCCCAGACACCATCGAGTGGGATATCAACGCAGGGAAACTAGACGCCGCCGCTCTCGAAGGGCTCGACGCGGTCGTACACCTCGCCGGAGAATCAATCTCGGGACGTTGGACCGACGAGAAAAAGCGGCGCATCTTGAAGAGCCGGGTAGACGGAACCACATTGCTCGCCGAAACCTTGGCCAAGCTCCAGAGGCCACCGTCAGTCTTCGTCTCGGCTTCTGCGATTGGATATTATGGCGACCGAAAAGACCTTCCAACCAATGAGCTCTCTGAAGCAGGTGAGGGATTTCTTCCAGATGTGTGCAAAGCCTGGGAGGACGCCTCAAAGCCAGCCGAAGACGCTGGAATCCGTGTGGTCAATCCGAGAATCGGTGTGGTCTTAAGCGCACAAGGTGGCGCTCTAAAGCCTATGCTTCCAGCGTTTAAACTTGGACTCGGTGGCCCCATCGGCGATGGAAGGCAATACATGAGTTGGATCGCAATCGACGACGTAATTGGCGCGATCCTCCACCTGATCAAAACAGAATCTCTTTCCGGCCCCGTCAACCTTACGGCTCCCAATCCGGTGCAAAATCGCGACTTCGTCAAAGCCCTCGCCGATGTGCTTTCACGTCCTTCGGTCATTCCCCTTCCCTCGTTCGCGGTCAAAGCTGCCATGGGTGAGATGGGCGACGCACTTTTGCTCGAAGGCGCGCGAGTCTACCCAGAGAAATTGCTCGCCAGCGGATTCGACTTCCATTTCAGCAAACTTGAGGAAGCCTTGAGATTTCAGCTCGGGAAATCGCGCTAA
- a CDS encoding cryptochrome/photolyase family protein, with translation MKKLHVVGMDQLNLELHPEDATLVFIESYAELRRRPYHKTRLAFLMTNYRHFAAECEESGRDVRYLKTQKPIHEALKELEPSQLTMVEPAERELLQSLDDLISSGALTLLPHSGWLTTAEDLRAVEKNFFWKMDSFYRHVRKRTGVLMDGDQPVGGKFSFDTENRKPWRGDPEPPGLPEFEPDEITQEVVDLINTQFADNFGELDERNIPQHRADAQRLWEWAKNECLPLFGPYEDAMSSNEKNLFHTRISAILNVHRLMPKRVVAEVEALEIPIQSKEGFIRQVLGWREFVFQIHRTTDGFRDLPIPYGQARQDAGYWEWAQKDAPNVVQDGATPSALKAHQPLPPAFWGQKSGLNCLDTVVRHVIEDAYSHHITRLMILGNLATLLSIEPREITDWFWIAYIDSWDWVVEPNVLGMATYGTGPLFTTKPYVAGANYISKMSDFCDHCAFTAGKDCPVTRLYWSFLSRNQDLLADNPRLRPVIYGLKKRKGADLSKDQAVFEWTTNTLQAGGLLKPEEMPEGKS, from the coding sequence ATGAAGAAATTACATGTCGTCGGGATGGACCAACTAAACTTAGAGCTCCACCCCGAGGACGCTACCCTAGTGTTCATCGAATCTTATGCCGAGCTTCGCAGACGGCCATACCACAAGACGAGACTCGCTTTCCTCATGACGAACTACCGCCATTTCGCGGCGGAATGCGAAGAAAGCGGCAGAGACGTCCGCTACCTGAAGACTCAAAAACCCATCCACGAAGCCCTGAAGGAGCTCGAACCCAGCCAACTCACCATGGTTGAGCCTGCCGAGCGCGAGCTCCTTCAAAGTCTCGACGACTTGATAAGCTCAGGGGCACTGACTCTTCTTCCTCATAGCGGGTGGCTGACCACGGCCGAGGACCTTCGCGCTGTTGAAAAGAACTTCTTTTGGAAGATGGACTCGTTCTATCGACATGTCAGGAAGCGCACAGGCGTGCTGATGGACGGCGACCAACCGGTCGGTGGGAAGTTTTCTTTTGATACGGAGAACAGAAAACCATGGAGAGGAGACCCAGAGCCCCCAGGGCTTCCCGAATTCGAACCCGATGAGATAACTCAAGAGGTCGTCGATCTCATCAATACGCAATTCGCGGACAACTTTGGGGAACTCGACGAACGCAACATTCCGCAACATCGTGCGGATGCCCAACGGCTTTGGGAATGGGCCAAAAACGAGTGTTTGCCTCTTTTTGGACCTTATGAAGACGCGATGTCTTCAAATGAAAAAAACCTATTCCACACGCGAATTTCAGCGATTTTGAACGTTCATCGCCTGATGCCTAAACGGGTGGTTGCGGAAGTTGAAGCACTCGAGATCCCCATTCAGAGTAAGGAAGGTTTTATCCGTCAAGTTCTCGGATGGCGTGAATTCGTGTTTCAAATTCATCGCACGACCGATGGCTTTCGTGACCTTCCAATTCCCTACGGCCAAGCACGTCAGGACGCCGGCTACTGGGAATGGGCACAAAAAGACGCGCCCAATGTTGTCCAAGACGGAGCCACCCCAAGCGCACTAAAGGCACACCAGCCTCTCCCGCCTGCCTTTTGGGGCCAAAAGTCGGGACTGAATTGCCTGGATACGGTCGTCAGGCACGTCATTGAAGACGCCTACTCGCATCATATCACCCGTCTTATGATCTTGGGCAATCTCGCGACCTTGCTTAGTATCGAGCCTCGCGAGATCACGGATTGGTTCTGGATTGCCTATATCGATTCCTGGGACTGGGTAGTCGAACCTAATGTCCTCGGCATGGCCACGTACGGGACGGGGCCACTTTTCACCACCAAACCTTATGTTGCGGGAGCAAATTACATCTCCAAGATGAGTGATTTCTGCGATCACTGCGCGTTCACGGCTGGAAAAGACTGCCCGGTGACCCGCCTTTACTGGAGCTTTCTCTCGCGAAATCAAGATTTACTGGCTGACAACCCACGCTTAAGACCTGTGATCTACGGACTCAAGAAGCGCAAAGGCGCTGACCTCTCGAAAGATCAGGCGGTCTTTGAATGGACAACGAACACGCTACAAGCCGGTGGGTTACTCAAACCCGAAGAAATGCCGGAAGGAAAATCATGA